One Lampris incognitus isolate fLamInc1 chromosome 18, fLamInc1.hap2, whole genome shotgun sequence genomic region harbors:
- the cfap90 gene encoding cilia- and flagella-associated protein 90 yields the protein MDLSAVAQTKPISTLSAYSYIPPRRREARETTYFNSESKTSDVLVYDRLFKWAEGWDSRQHRDDRKHSNGRGLHVYEEEKSRVVPLLSSSEYGRRPVPERYQSEKQFVRVAHVQKEFFRKNGITQDVADGYGSVVPI from the exons ATGGATTTATCAGCCGTGGCGCAAACGAAGCCGATTTCCACATTGTCTGCTTACAGCTACATCCCGCCCCGTCGGCGCGAAGCGAGAGAGACGACTTACTTCAACAGCGAGTCCAAG ACCTCAGACGTCCTTGTATATGACCGACTGTTCAAGTGGGCCGAGGGTTGGGACAGCAGACAGCACCGCGATGACAGGAAACACAGCAACGGCAGAGGGCTACACGTTTATGAAGAG GAGAAGTCCAGAGTTGTACCTTTACTGTCCTCTTCAGAGTATGGTCGGCGGCCAGTCCCTGAGCGTTACCAGTCAGAAAAGCAGTTTGTCCGTGTGGCACATGTGCAAAAAGAATTTTTCCGGAAAAATGGCATCACCCAGGATGTGGCAGACGGGTATGGATCAGTGGTCCCCATTTAA